One segment of Candidatus Thioglobus sp. DNA contains the following:
- a CDS encoding glycosyltransferase family 2 protein, whose protein sequence is MKDESTRFTIAVIHRNGLGRLVCVLDSILTNISANDEVIIIDNNSTDGSIDKIEKNSLYKDVKIIKNTCNTGYAFPCNQAMLLGNGRYFLLCNNDIKLPEKCLDEFEEIFNNSPQSGIIGGQLIDANKNMVGSYSKTPTFLSELDSIVRLRTPERHQTIREVGTLLGACLAVRKTTIESAGMMDDDFFFYFEETEWCMRIAKNGWKVLTAPHIKIMHIGGDSTKSVYHGSRIEFFRSRLLFWRKTMPTYLVIILYLWNIPKLIVDGCFYLIVTILTLGLNIRMRNKLIDRVVVLSWLLLGKPKTWGLPGKC, encoded by the coding sequence ATGAAGGACGAATCAACTAGATTTACAATTGCTGTTATTCATAGAAATGGACTTGGGAGACTTGTATGCGTATTGGACAGTATTTTGACTAATATATCTGCTAATGATGAAGTTATTATTATTGATAACAATAGCACCGATGGATCAATAGATAAAATTGAAAAAAATAGTTTATATAAAGACGTTAAAATTATTAAAAATACATGTAATACTGGTTATGCCTTTCCTTGCAATCAAGCAATGCTTTTAGGTAATGGCAGGTACTTTTTACTTTGTAATAACGATATAAAATTACCTGAAAAATGTTTGGATGAGTTTGAAGAAATTTTCAATAATTCGCCACAATCTGGAATTATTGGCGGACAATTAATAGATGCCAATAAAAATATGGTTGGATCATATTCCAAAACCCCTACATTTCTATCTGAGCTGGATTCGATTGTACGCTTAAGAACCCCTGAAAGACACCAAACTATCCGCGAAGTGGGCACATTGCTTGGCGCATGCCTTGCCGTGAGAAAAACAACAATTGAATCAGCAGGAATGATGGATGATGATTTCTTTTTTTATTTTGAAGAAACTGAATGGTGTATGAGGATAGCGAAAAATGGCTGGAAAGTTCTAACAGCACCACATATTAAAATTATGCATATTGGTGGCGATAGCACTAAATCTGTTTATCATGGCTCTAGAATTGAGTTCTTTCGATCAAGATTATTATTTTGGCGTAAAACTATGCCTACATATCTTGTCATAATTTTATACTTATGGAACATTCCAAAACTTATTGTTGATGGCTGCTTTTATCTAATAGTTACCATTCTAACACTTGGTCTAAATATCAGAATGCGCAATAAGTTAATAGATAGGGTCGTGGTTTTAAGCTGGCTACTTCTTGGAAAGCCAAAAACATGGGGACTCCCTGGAAAATGTTAA
- the rfbA gene encoding glucose-1-phosphate thymidylyltransferase RfbA produces the protein MKGIILAGGSGTRLYPLTKGVSKQLMPIYDKPMIYYPLSVLMLAGIQKVLIISTPEDLPRFEQLLGDGSDIGMKFEYIVQPSPDGLAQAFILGKDFIGDDDACLILGDNIYYGHGMTDMLANAVSNAKDKNMATVFGYHVNDPERYGVVDFDHTGKALSIEEKPETPKSNYAVTGLYFYPNDVVKKAVEVVPSDRGELEITTVNQMYLSEERLTVELMGRGYAWLDTGTHESLLEASTFIETIERRQGLKVACIEEIAFEQGYINKEQLIELAKPLAKNQYGQYLLRRAEEVN, from the coding sequence ATGAAAGGAATAATCCTAGCAGGCGGCTCAGGCACACGCCTTTATCCTTTGACTAAAGGCGTATCAAAGCAACTAATGCCCATTTATGACAAGCCAATGATTTATTACCCATTGTCGGTTCTAATGCTCGCCGGCATTCAAAAGGTTTTGATTATCTCTACCCCTGAAGATTTACCAAGGTTTGAACAGCTCCTTGGTGATGGATCTGACATTGGCATGAAGTTTGAATACATAGTACAACCTTCTCCTGATGGACTAGCACAAGCATTTATCTTAGGTAAGGATTTTATTGGTGATGATGATGCTTGTTTGATTCTAGGTGACAATATTTATTATGGTCATGGTATGACTGATATGTTGGCTAACGCTGTGTCAAACGCTAAAGATAAAAATATGGCAACTGTATTTGGTTACCATGTTAATGATCCTGAGCGCTATGGTGTGGTTGATTTTGATCACACTGGTAAGGCGCTTAGCATTGAAGAAAAACCAGAAACTCCTAAAAGTAATTACGCAGTGACAGGTTTGTACTTTTATCCTAATGACGTCGTTAAGAAAGCTGTTGAAGTTGTACCCTCTGATAGAGGTGAGTTAGAGATTACTACGGTTAATCAAATGTATTTGAGTGAAGAACGTCTAACCGTTGAACTTATGGGTAGAGGTTACGCTTGGCTTGATACAGGCACTCATGAGAGTCTATTAGAAGCTTCAACATTCATAGAGACCATTGAGCGAAGACAAGGCTTAAAAGTAGCCTGTATCGAAGAGATTGCATTTGAGCAAGGCTATATTAATAAAGAACAACTTATAGAGCTGGCTAAACCCTTAGCTAAGAATCAATACGGACAATACTTACTCAGACGTGCAGAGGAAGTAAATTGA
- the rfbC gene encoding dTDP-4-dehydrorhamnose 3,5-epimerase, with product MKFTSQSIEGVILIEPTIHGDNRGYFVETFRQDLLEEAIGYQVNFVQDNESKSTKGVLRGLHYQLPPYTQAKLVRVIEGSVLDIAVDIRKSSPTFGQHVSVELTAQNKHQLFVPHGFAHGFVVLSDSATFAYKVDSYYAPEHDRGIAFNDAQLKIDWQLSAEELQLSDKDKIHPSLANAKDLFE from the coding sequence TTGAAGTTTACCTCTCAGTCAATTGAAGGTGTAATACTTATTGAGCCCACTATACATGGTGATAATCGAGGGTATTTTGTAGAAACCTTCAGGCAAGATTTACTTGAAGAGGCTATCGGATACCAAGTTAACTTTGTACAGGATAATGAATCAAAATCAACCAAGGGCGTGCTTCGAGGCCTTCACTATCAACTGCCACCCTACACCCAAGCTAAACTCGTCAGAGTGATTGAAGGTAGTGTATTAGATATAGCTGTTGATATACGCAAATCTAGCCCTACTTTTGGCCAGCATGTGTCTGTAGAACTAACAGCACAGAACAAGCATCAGTTATTTGTTCCGCACGGTTTTGCACATGGCTTTGTTGTACTTAGTGATAGCGCTACCTTTGCTTACAAAGTAGATAGCTACTACGCACCTGAGCATGATCGAGGCATTGCTTTTAATGATGCCCAACTTAAAATTGATTGGCAATTATCAGCAGAAGAGTTACAACTCTCAGATAAAGATAAAATCCATCCATCTTTAGCAAATGCTAAAGATTTGTTTGAATAG
- the rfbD gene encoding dTDP-4-dehydrorhamnose reductase: MKILVTGKNGQLGRSIYKIVNTANGDNLPPNEFIFVGREELDLSSESSISHYFDSNDRFDVIINCAAYTAVDKAEEEQELANQVNHLAVNQLAGIAKEQKARLIHISTDYVFNGESDKPYIETSETNPINVYGKTKLAGEKALQAVIPMNAVIIRTSWVYSEYGNNFVKTMLRLGKERDELNVVSDQIGSPTYATDLAGAILEIIKKKEFREEDQATQIYHYSNEGEISWYDFTKEIFKIARTNCKVNPITTQQYPTPAKRPKNTLMNKNKIIEKFGVKNANWKEPLNTCITTLKEQ; this comes from the coding sequence ATGAAAATACTCGTTACCGGTAAGAATGGCCAATTAGGGCGGTCTATTTATAAAATAGTTAATACAGCCAATGGTGACAACCTACCCCCTAATGAATTTATCTTTGTTGGTAGAGAAGAGCTAGACTTAAGCAGTGAGAGCAGTATTAGTCACTACTTCGATAGTAATGACAGGTTCGATGTTATTATTAACTGTGCAGCCTACACTGCTGTTGATAAAGCAGAAGAAGAGCAAGAGCTTGCTAACCAAGTTAACCATTTAGCAGTTAATCAATTAGCTGGGATCGCCAAAGAGCAGAAAGCCAGGCTAATTCACATCTCCACAGATTATGTTTTTAATGGAGAGAGTGATAAACCGTATATAGAGACAAGTGAGACTAATCCAATTAATGTTTATGGAAAAACCAAGCTGGCTGGAGAAAAAGCACTGCAAGCAGTGATACCAATGAATGCTGTTATCATTAGAACTAGCTGGGTATATTCAGAATATGGCAATAACTTTGTTAAGACCATGTTAAGGCTAGGCAAAGAGCGAGATGAGTTAAACGTAGTCAGTGATCAAATAGGCTCTCCTACTTATGCTACTGATTTAGCAGGTGCAATATTAGAAATTATAAAGAAGAAAGAATTTAGAGAAGAAGATCAAGCGACTCAGATTTATCATTATTCAAATGAGGGTGAGATAAGTTGGTATGATTTTACAAAGGAAATTTTTAAAATAGCAAGGACAAATTGTAAGGTTAACCCGATAACAACACAGCAGTATCCAACCCCTGCAAAGAGACCAAAAAATACCTTAATGAATAAAAATAAAATAATAGAAAAATTTGGAGTTAAGAATGCCAACTGGAAAGAACCCCTAAACACTTGTATTACAACACTAAAGGAACAGTAA
- the rfbB gene encoding dTDP-glucose 4,6-dehydratase, protein MASKKLLITGGAGFIGSAVIRHIINNTNHSVINLDKLTYAGNLESLVSIESDPRYTFEQVDICDASEIKRVFNEHQPDIVMHLAAESHVDRSIDGPGEFIQTNIVGTYVLLEEARDYWSNLDSDKKDGFRFHHVSTDEVYGDLEGTDDLFTEDTPYAPSSPYSAAKASSDHLVRAWQRTFKFPTLITNCSNNYGPYQFPEKLIPLIILNALEGKDLPIYGDGKQIRDWLYVDDHARALLHVALTGEISETYNIGGHNELQNIEVVKTVCSILDELVPSKLDSVTRYEQLITYVGDRAGHDVRYAIDATKIANELNWTPDETFATGIKKTIEWYLENTVWCDNVKDGSYQGERLGVIN, encoded by the coding sequence ATGGCTTCAAAAAAACTACTCATTACTGGCGGTGCTGGCTTCATAGGCTCTGCTGTCATTCGTCACATTATTAACAACACCAACCATAGTGTTATTAATCTTGATAAGCTTACCTATGCAGGTAATTTAGAATCTTTAGTTTCAATTGAAAGTGATCCAAGATATACATTTGAACAAGTAGACATTTGTGATGCTAGTGAGATCAAACGTGTGTTTAATGAACACCAGCCTGATATCGTCATGCATCTTGCAGCAGAGTCACATGTTGATAGATCAATTGACGGCCCTGGTGAATTTATTCAAACCAACATCGTAGGAACTTATGTATTGCTCGAAGAGGCTAGAGATTATTGGTCTAATCTAGATAGTGATAAGAAAGATGGTTTTAGATTCCATCATGTATCTACTGATGAAGTCTATGGTGATTTAGAAGGTACAGATGATCTATTTACTGAAGATACGCCTTATGCACCTAGCTCACCTTACTCTGCCGCTAAAGCTAGTTCCGATCATTTAGTACGTGCATGGCAACGAACTTTTAAATTCCCAACACTGATTACCAATTGTTCTAATAATTATGGCCCCTATCAGTTCCCTGAAAAGCTTATTCCATTAATTATTCTAAATGCACTAGAAGGTAAAGATTTACCAATATACGGAGACGGCAAACAAATACGTGATTGGTTGTATGTTGATGACCATGCAAGAGCGCTACTTCATGTAGCGCTTACAGGTGAAATTAGTGAGACATACAATATTGGTGGTCACAATGAACTTCAAAATATTGAGGTTGTAAAAACCGTTTGTAGTATTTTAGATGAACTAGTACCAAGCAAGCTTGACAGCGTTACTAGATACGAACAACTTATTACTTATGTCGGCGATAGAGCGGGGCATGATGTCAGATATGCAATTGACGCCACTAAAATTGCTAATGAGCTGAATTGGACGCCTGATGAAACTTTTGCAACAGGTATTAAAAAGACCATTGAGTGGTATTTAGAAAATACCGTTTGGTGCGATAATGTTAAAGATGGTAGCTATCAAGGGGAAAGATTGGGAGTGATAAACTAA
- a CDS encoding O-antigen ligase family protein, whose protein sequence is MNITNKLLLLINFLMGLLIFILPTALAAIPKGGSIVVLMLILSVVGLTIKRERMKLNKWEKYFVFSFVFYFAVIAINLWWFDGYLRDLDTPSRLILVLPIYFFIRKTDVSANWLIWGIVLGAIVSGVIKFGMIDVIYLSKVVSIQTGVFSLFSSIFGLSSLMFINKDNSYVKNFIFFTAFVFGILASILSGGRGVWISAFLSFLIVLFVNPINWKLRVRFIVMLLFFSIFMSAYLVPQTGVKSRIDTALNNVVSWSESGKANTSAGARLEMWKTSYIIIKDNTLIGVGEDNYAKHQKKIIDKGEVSKFVGNFSHPHNEYITSLIEQGAIGLLAFILLLLFPLKYLFVSMKLEIFNFHQRQLVIVGMFLILHYLFYSFTATVFAHQSTALFFAVILVVVIGHVSFNRRLVK, encoded by the coding sequence ATGAACATTACTAACAAACTATTATTACTAATAAATTTTTTAATGGGTTTATTAATTTTTATCCTTCCAACTGCGTTGGCTGCTATTCCAAAAGGTGGAAGTATTGTTGTTTTGATGCTTATTTTAAGTGTTGTAGGTTTGACCATAAAAAGAGAGAGGATGAAATTAAATAAATGGGAGAAATATTTTGTTTTCTCTTTTGTTTTTTACTTTGCAGTTATTGCAATAAATTTATGGTGGTTTGATGGGTATTTACGTGATCTTGATACACCTTCTAGATTGATACTTGTGTTGCCAATTTATTTTTTCATTAGAAAAACAGACGTTAGCGCTAATTGGCTTATATGGGGCATTGTTCTTGGTGCAATCGTATCAGGAGTGATCAAATTTGGCATGATTGATGTGATTTATTTATCAAAAGTAGTTTCGATTCAGACGGGTGTCTTTTCATTATTTTCCTCAATATTTGGATTGTCCAGCTTAATGTTTATTAATAAAGATAATTCTTATGTGAAAAACTTTATATTTTTTACAGCCTTTGTTTTTGGAATTTTAGCCTCTATATTATCAGGGGGGCGTGGCGTATGGATTTCCGCCTTCCTTTCTTTTTTGATTGTTTTATTTGTTAATCCTATCAATTGGAAATTAAGAGTTAGGTTTATTGTTATGCTTTTATTTTTCAGTATTTTTATGAGTGCATATCTTGTGCCACAAACAGGCGTTAAAAGTAGAATTGATACAGCATTGAATAATGTGGTTAGCTGGTCTGAAAGTGGCAAGGCCAACACCTCGGCAGGTGCAAGGTTGGAAATGTGGAAGACATCTTATATAATAATTAAAGACAATACTTTAATTGGTGTGGGTGAGGATAATTATGCGAAACACCAAAAAAAAATTATAGACAAGGGTGAGGTGAGTAAATTTGTTGGTAATTTCTCTCACCCTCACAATGAATATATTACCAGTCTTATTGAGCAAGGCGCGATTGGGCTGTTGGCATTTATTTTATTGCTATTATTCCCGCTAAAATATCTTTTTGTTTCTATGAAGCTAGAAATATTTAATTTCCACCAAAGGCAGTTAGTCATTGTAGGGATGTTTTTAATTCTCCATTATTTATTTTATTCTTTTACTGCAACTGTTTTTGCACATCAATCAACAGCACTGTTTTTTGCAGTAATATTAGTAGTTGTTATTGGTCATGTTTCCTTTAATAGGAGGTTAGTTAAATAG
- a CDS encoding glycosyltransferase family 39 protein, whose protein sequence is MKKVNKNEPFYHPVFWLFIYIFIHLLVRILFSQTLQVDDAEQIDYAQNIFLGYPIPQPPLYSWMSWLSFQIFGTGLLALTLLKYTFIALTFWFTWLVSGQLFQHLQTRYIATFSYLLMPSFAWHMHQGFTHTILLGFGIILSLHALLSLKDNPTTKNYLYLGLAFGIGLMGKYSFLLFMIPIFIAAVSIGSFRQIFANKKTWLAIGVFVLIIGPHTYWLTQHYQEIFLSIDQKLKVTSNNLLLDRMKSVGQFIGAAVSFVVPFALVFIISGWKKLFNIDKQVSKNDNAQLLSRFYLIIIALVLILAIFISMPHFKVRWFHPLMMIFPLWMLARIERQVPLSKSIMRWFASIMIIFTILILSIRITQVTIGPDLGNYGRLNRPIIETFDKLPISTLAGSIIKTEDGFIGSHLLSYYQDTNIIIGSRNFRKEYFKDSTQCLWLWDDDTPYTKPSIDRIIESGQLETYIADFKYTLFYALSSKQECN, encoded by the coding sequence ATGAAGAAAGTAAATAAGAATGAGCCATTTTATCATCCAGTATTTTGGCTGTTTATTTATATTTTTATTCATTTATTGGTGCGAATCTTATTCAGCCAAACACTTCAGGTTGACGACGCTGAACAGATTGATTATGCACAAAATATCTTTTTAGGCTATCCAATCCCCCAGCCCCCTTTATACAGTTGGATGAGCTGGCTGTCATTTCAAATATTTGGCACGGGATTGCTTGCATTAACCCTACTTAAATATACATTTATTGCGCTAACTTTTTGGTTTACATGGCTTGTTTCTGGACAGTTATTTCAGCATTTACAAACGCGTTATATTGCCACTTTTTCCTATTTGTTAATGCCGTCATTTGCTTGGCACATGCATCAAGGATTTACCCATACCATCTTGCTAGGTTTTGGTATTATTTTGTCATTACATGCATTGTTGTCGCTCAAAGACAATCCGACGACTAAAAACTACTTGTATTTAGGTCTTGCTTTTGGTATTGGGCTAATGGGTAAATACAGTTTCTTATTGTTTATGATTCCAATATTTATTGCTGCAGTATCTATTGGTTCTTTTAGACAGATTTTTGCTAATAAAAAAACATGGCTGGCTATTGGTGTGTTTGTGTTAATTATTGGTCCACATACTTATTGGTTAACCCAACATTATCAGGAAATATTCTTGTCGATCGATCAAAAATTAAAAGTGACTAGTAATAATTTGTTACTTGATCGAATGAAATCTGTGGGGCAATTTATTGGTGCCGCTGTCTCTTTTGTTGTGCCTTTTGCTTTAGTTTTTATAATCAGTGGCTGGAAGAAATTATTTAACATTGATAAACAAGTCTCAAAAAATGATAATGCCCAACTGTTAAGCCGTTTCTATCTGATTATTATCGCCCTGGTATTGATATTGGCTATTTTTATCAGTATGCCGCACTTTAAAGTACGTTGGTTTCATCCATTAATGATGATATTCCCTTTATGGATGCTTGCTCGAATTGAACGACAGGTGCCTCTCTCAAAATCAATCATGCGCTGGTTTGCTAGCATCATGATTATTTTTACTATACTGATACTCTCAATCCGTATTACACAAGTAACCATCGGCCCTGATCTTGGTAATTATGGGCGGCTTAATAGACCAATTATTGAAACGTTTGATAAATTACCAATATCTACCTTAGCGGGCTCAATTATAAAAACTGAAGATGGCTTTATTGGCTCTCATTTGTTGTCTTATTATCAAGATACAAATATTATTATTGGCAGTAGGAATTTTAGAAAAGAATACTTTAAAGACTCGACTCAATGCTTGTGGCTATGGGACGATGACACGCCATATACCAAGCCGAGCATTGATCGGATAATCGAATCTGGGCAATTGGAAACTTATATTGCTGATTTTAAATACACGCTTTTTTATGCGCTTAGCTCAAAACAAGAATGCAACTAA
- a CDS encoding lipid-A-disaccharide synthase N-terminal domain-containing protein: protein MQDIPTSWLIIGLIGQGLFSMRFLIQWIYSEKHKKSIIPHAFWYFSLAGGLTLLSYAILRQDPVFIIGQGMGLFVYVRNLMLIRKEQTSDI, encoded by the coding sequence ATGCAAGACATTCCAACTTCATGGTTAATCATAGGACTCATTGGTCAAGGGTTGTTTTCTATGCGTTTTCTAATCCAATGGATTTATAGCGAAAAACATAAAAAAAGCATCATTCCACACGCATTTTGGTATTTTAGTTTAGCAGGTGGTTTAACGCTTTTAAGCTACGCTATTTTAAGACAAGACCCGGTGTTTATTATTGGCCAAGGCATGGGTTTGTTTGTTTATGTACGCAACCTTATGCTGATTCGAAAAGAGCAGACGAGCGATATTTAG
- a CDS encoding glycosyltransferase family 2 protein: MDLSVVIPVCNEEESIGTLINEITHALDGQYQHEIIVIDDGSTDNTLEVLLKIKQDLSTLRIIKHLKNSGQSTAVRTGVQHAKSNWIATLDGDGQNDPADIPNLYSELVDNQNSDPWLVVAGYRKKRKDTWLKRISSKYANGIRDKLLRDGTPDTGCGLKIFARDSFLALPYFDHMHRYIPALFQRQGGRVVSVEVNHRYRMQGTSKYGFHNRLWVGIVDILGVRWLQNRARLTDTQEL; the protein is encoded by the coding sequence ATGGATCTTTCAGTTGTAATTCCAGTTTGTAACGAAGAAGAAAGTATTGGTACGTTGATTAATGAAATTACACATGCGCTTGATGGGCAATATCAGCATGAGATTATTGTCATAGATGATGGAAGTACGGACAATACACTTGAAGTTTTATTAAAAATAAAGCAAGACTTGTCTACTTTAAGAATCATTAAACACCTTAAAAATAGTGGCCAATCAACAGCAGTACGAACAGGTGTGCAGCACGCAAAATCAAATTGGATAGCAACACTTGATGGCGATGGCCAGAATGATCCAGCTGATATACCCAACTTATATAGCGAACTAGTTGACAATCAAAATTCTGATCCATGGCTGGTAGTTGCTGGCTATCGAAAAAAACGCAAAGATACCTGGTTGAAGCGCATTTCTTCAAAATATGCTAATGGCATACGTGATAAATTATTAAGAGATGGAACGCCTGATACCGGTTGTGGCCTTAAGATTTTTGCGCGCGATAGTTTTTTAGCATTGCCTTATTTTGATCACATGCACCGTTATATTCCAGCACTATTTCAGCGACAAGGTGGGCGAGTTGTATCGGTAGAGGTGAATCATCGCTATCGAATGCAAGGCACATCAAAATACGGTTTTCATAATCGATTATGGGTAGGTATTGTTGATATTTTAGGTGTACGTTGGCTACAAAATCGTGCACGACTAACCGACACACAGGAGCTTTAA
- a CDS encoding NAD-dependent epimerase: MKVLVTGSAGFIGSALSIRLLDRGDTVIGIDNHNDYYDPALKEARLARHADHPNYTHIRMNLEDREAMAKLFKDHQFEGVVNLAAQAGVRYSIENPLAYIDTNLVGFAHILEGCRHNKVGHLVYASSSSTYGLNTKQPFSTHDGVNHPVSLYAATKKANELMAHTYSHLYDLPTTGLRFFTVYGPYDRPDMALQKFTRAIMNDEPITVFNYGKHRRDFTYIDDIVEGIIRVLDRPAPINPNWDSNNPDPATSSAPYRVYNIGNNNPVELMDYIEALETSLGKTAEKELLPLQPGDVPDTYADVDDLVEEFGYKPSMSVKQGVENFAVWYKQYNNI; encoded by the coding sequence ATGAAAGTATTAGTAACAGGTTCGGCAGGTTTTATCGGTTCAGCACTCTCAATTAGACTGCTTGATAGAGGTGATACCGTTATTGGTATTGATAATCATAATGACTATTACGATCCCGCTTTAAAAGAGGCGCGCTTAGCAAGACATGCTGATCATCCAAACTATACACACATTAGAATGAATCTTGAAGATCGCGAAGCGATGGCCAAACTTTTTAAAGATCATCAATTCGAAGGGGTGGTTAATCTAGCAGCGCAAGCAGGTGTTAGATATTCTATTGAGAATCCTCTAGCTTATATTGATACAAACTTAGTAGGCTTTGCCCACATATTAGAAGGTTGCAGACATAACAAGGTGGGACACCTTGTTTATGCCTCATCAAGCTCTACTTATGGGCTTAATACCAAACAGCCATTCTCAACGCATGACGGTGTTAATCATCCAGTTAGCTTATATGCAGCTACCAAGAAAGCTAATGAGTTAATGGCACATACCTATTCTCATCTGTATGATTTACCAACCACAGGCCTTAGGTTCTTTACGGTGTATGGTCCGTATGACAGGCCTGACATGGCATTACAAAAGTTCACCAGAGCTATTATGAATGATGAGCCTATCACGGTATTTAACTACGGCAAACATCGTAGAGACTTCACCTACATTGACGATATTGTTGAAGGCATCATCAGAGTGCTTGACAGGCCGGCACCAATAAACCCTAACTGGGATAGTAATAACCCAGATCCTGCCACCTCTAGCGCCCCATACAGGGTTTATAATATTGGCAATAACAATCCAGTTGAGTTGATGGATTACATTGAAGCACTGGAAACCTCACTTGGTAAAACTGCAGAAAAAGAACTACTACCACTCCAACCTGGAGATGTCCCTGATACTTATGCAGATGTTGATGACTTAGTAGAGGAGTTTGGCTACAAACCGAGCATGAGTGTTAAGCAGGGTGTGGAGAATTTTGCGGTTTGGTATAAGCAATATAATAATATTTAA